The following coding sequences are from one Triticum dicoccoides isolate Atlit2015 ecotype Zavitan chromosome 4A, WEW_v2.0, whole genome shotgun sequence window:
- the LOC119285737 gene encoding uncharacterized protein LOC119285737, with product MSMAEEQYYGGPRGAPHGLLLAVVVGLVVAGPLFLGDGGEAVTDAIAELLSPVGLLLLPVGLLLLIRLLSSERGAAAFADVFAFGGSPDAVHRVGGSPIGVALMLLLILALLYYRSALFGGGGDDDE from the coding sequence ATGTCAATGGCGGAGGAGCAGTACTACGGGGGCCCGCGCGGGGCGCCGCACGGGCTGCTGCTGGCGGTGGTGGTGGGGCTGGTGGTGGCGGGCCCGCTCTTCCTgggcgacggcggcgaggcggtcACCGACGCCATCGCCGAGCTGCTCAGCCCCGTGGGCCTGCTCCTCCTCCCcgtgggcctcctcctcctcatccgccttctCTCCTCCGAGCGCGGCGCCGCGGCGTTCGCCGACGTGTTCGCCTTCGGCGGCTCGCCCGACGCCGTGCACCGCGTCGGGGGCTCCCCCATCGGCGTGGCGCTCATGCTGCTTCTCATCCTCGCCCTCCTCTACTACCGCTCCGCGCTCTTCGGCGGCGGCGGAGACGACGACGAGTAG